The Pseudomonas sp. B21-023 genomic interval GAGGAAATGCGCCTGAGCTTAGGGGCCGCCTGGCGGATGGCCCAGCATTATTGATTGCAGTGATCGGCCGTCATCGTTGTGAGCAGAGCGAATTGCAACAGGAAATTTATTTTCAGAAAGGGCTTGAATTCATCCGACAGTTGCCTGACTTTAGAGTCAAGAGGCGCAGGAAAACCAACGCCCTCAGTGGCCTAGGCGCGCCTCTCGCGAGCAAGCTGAATAAGGATTGAATCATGCAAATCCAGGTCAACAGCAGCAACCATATCGAAGGCAACATCCGTCTCGACCAATGGGTCCGCAGTACCCTGCAAAGCAGCCTCGAACGTTACGAGGACGACCTCACCCGCATAGAAGTCCACCTGCGTGACGAAAACGGCGCCAAGCCCGGTCCCCACGACAAACGCTGCCAGATGGAGGCTCGCCCTAAAGGTCACCAGCCGATTTCCGTGACCCACACCGCCACTTCGCTGGAGCACGCCGTCGATGGCGCGGCCAGCAAGCTGAACCACGCCCTGGAGCATTTCTACGGCAAGTTGCGCAGCAAGCGCGGCGCCCTGGAACTGAGTGATCCAGACGCCTGACCGACAATGGTTCAGACAAGAACGCCCGGCCTTGCGCCGGGCGTTCTCGTTGTTCACCGATCAGCGGGCCTGAACCAACCTCGGTCGAGCCCGGTCAACTTCTGCAATCATTCACTGCAGAACCCAACCATGAACAATCCCTTCGATCAGATCAGCGCCGCCTTCGCCCCAGAGTACCGGGTCAACCTGAGCATCGAACGCCTTGACGGCAGCATCATGCTGACCCTCTCCGACGACAGCGGCGTGGTCGCCAAGCGCCTGATCAGCCAGGCCCAGCGCAACGACCCGGTACGCCTGCAGCGGGTCATCGACAGCATCCGCCTGGGCCTGGCCATCGAGCTGGGGCAAAACCCGCTGGAAGTGCTCGCAGCCCTGACCCGCCCCGCGCAGGGCGAGCGCCGCGTCCCTGTCGTCGGCCTGGCAAACTGAGGGTTATTTGCCCTCGTCCACTTCCTTGCCGCTGGCATCCAGCGCCTTGGTCGACGGGTAGCGGTACGACGCATAGCGCACCACCAGGATGGCGAAGGCCAGCAGCAGGATACCGCCGCACACGTACAGCAAGCCGACATCCGGCGCCTTGTGGTGCGAGACATCGCCGATCAGCAGGCGGGTCAGCGC includes:
- a CDS encoding HPF/RaiA family ribosome-associated protein produces the protein MQIQVNSSNHIEGNIRLDQWVRSTLQSSLERYEDDLTRIEVHLRDENGAKPGPHDKRCQMEARPKGHQPISVTHTATSLEHAVDGAASKLNHALEHFYGKLRSKRGALELSDPDA
- a CDS encoding DUF3509 domain-containing protein, yielding MNNPFDQISAAFAPEYRVNLSIERLDGSIMLTLSDDSGVVAKRLISQAQRNDPVRLQRVIDSIRLGLAIELGQNPLEVLAALTRPAQGERRVPVVGLAN